The DNA segment TTCCGTGAGGTGGTCGTGAATGAGTTTGGCCTGTTCGAAGTTTTCGTAGCGGGCTTCGTCGCTCACGTATATTTCTTCCCAAGGCGGTAGAATAAAGATTTTGGTATATAAATTTTCACGACAGGCCAAATCAAAATGGGCTGGATAACTGTCGCCAATGTAATGCATGTAAGCTAAAATATCAGGAATTCCTCGGTCGATAAAAACAACTTCGTGTGGCTCTTCCAAAGCGCTAGTGAATTGTTTTTTTCTGCCTTCCAACAACAATTCGCTGAAAAGTAGTGGTTTTTCAAGAAACAGTTGTTCGATGCCTTGCTTTTTGGCTTCCAAGGTTACTTGTCTGGAGATTTCGGGATAGCAACAAAAACCTTTGTTTATCAATCCATCGATAATAGTGCTCTTGCCTGTTCCCGGTCCGCCAATGATGACTATGATTTCTTTGCCCACATTTTTCGAATAAGCCGCAAATTTACCTAAAGTTATCGGGATTCCGAAAGATTATTTAGGGCAATGTCTTTCTTTTATGTCGAATGGGATACCGTTTAAATTCAAATTTTAATTTCTAAACTCCGCAATCTAAAATCTGCAATCTAAAATCCCAAATCTAAAATCAAAACTGTATCTTTGCTTTTATTTTTTAAAATAGTATGGATAAGAACACTCAAGAATTTTATGATAGGTTGAAAGTGGAGTTGGATTTGAGCACTACTT comes from the Flavobacterium limnophilum genome and includes:
- a CDS encoding ATP-binding protein, whose product is MGKEIIVIIGGPGTGKSTIIDGLINKGFCCYPEISRQVTLEAKKQGIEQLFLEKPLLFSELLLEGRKKQFTSALEEPHEVVFIDRGIPDILAYMHYIGDSYPAHFDLACRENLYTKIFILPPWEEIYVSDEARYENFEQAKLIHDHLTETYQNYGYQLIEVPKDTLDNRILFILDEISS